A portion of the Oncorhynchus nerka isolate Pitt River linkage group LG27, Oner_Uvic_2.0, whole genome shotgun sequence genome contains these proteins:
- the LOC115122837 gene encoding cyclin-O: protein MCKRRKMNNGSQSPSRENVSPHGDQSEETSCTPERRPRAERVRKQNIISKLSDSGFEEDFLSPTRTPSPVRRNRCPVTVEDALTPGNSNNRLLFNWYQHYGEIGYQIQKLKEPQFHPVNCLSRQPQVTAESRCKLVSWLIPVHRYLRLSFECYSLTVNIMDRFLVSTPVAADCFQLLGVTALLLACKQVEVFSPRISQLLSLCCDAFSREQLCNLECLILLRLNFRLAAPTIAFFLDFYTNHSLAGRHTGGDGVSNVSHRLPEDKDEEVKRRKRVSRLAHRVCELTLADYAFNKYTPSLTARCALALANQLLRNSQGLEEPANQLLRINPEGPEEEPMDQSLTAELTYGHASSQEDHSLSDPAHSENDHSHPTLSETINHACIDNDSSLSVVGHLLSVNDSTQSTDDPSPSGNTSTLVEGDQTHAPLAQDCREGDQSHTPLTQECRKGDPTHAPLTHECREGDQTHALSQECLDNLRLLVSLNKDTLHAMITL from the exons ATGTGCAAACGGAGGAAAATGAACAACGGTTCTCAATCTCCATCAAGGGAGAATGTATCCCCACACGGAGACCAAAGCGAGGAGACTTCGTGCACCCCTGAGCGGAGACCGCGGGCGGAGAGGGTTAGAAAGCAAAACATCATTTCTAAACTGTCAGACTCTGGTTTCGAAGAGGACTTTCTATCTCCGACCCGGACCCCATCGCCGGTTCGGAGAAATCGGTGTCCGGTAACAGTTGAAGACGCACTGACACCAGGGAATTCCAACAACAGACTGTTGTTTAATTGGTATCAACACTACGGCGAGATTGGTTATCAGATACAGAAACTCAAAGAGCCGCAGTTTCATCCAGTCAACTGTTTGTCTCGACAACCGCAG GTGACAGCCGAGTCACGGTGTAAGCTCGTCAGCTGGCTCATCCCCGTACACAGATACCTGCGTCTGTCCTTTGAGTGTTACAGCCTGACGGTCAACATCATGGATCGCTTCCTGGTTTCCACCCCTGTGGCTGCTGACTGCTTCCAGCTACTGGGGGTCACCGCCCTGCTGCTCGCCTGTAAACAG GTGGAGGTGTTTTCTCCTCGAATCAGCCagctcctgtctctgtgttgtgatGCGTTCTCCAGAGAACAGCTGTGTAACCTGGAATGTCTCATCCTGCTCCGCCTCAACTTCCGCCTGGCTGCACCAACCATAGCCTTCTTCCTGGACTTCTACACCAATCACAGCCTGGCTGGCCGGCATACGGGCGGGGACGGAGTCAGCAACGTTAGCCATAGGCTGCCTGAGGATAAGGATGAGGAagtgaagaggagaaagagggtcaGCAGATTGGCTCATAGGGTGTGTGAGCTCACTCTGGCCGACTACGCCTTCAATAAGTACACACCTTCCCTGACCGCCCGCTGTGCTCTGGCTCTGGCCAATCAACTGCTGAGAAACAGCCAGGGCCTAGAGGAGCCAGCCAATCAGCTGCTGAGGATCAACCCTGAGGGCCCCGAGGAAGAGCCAATGGACCAATCCCTGACAGCCGAGCTCACATATGGCCACGCCTCCTCGCAAGAGGACCATTCTCTGAGTGATCCTGCCCACTCAGAGAATGACCATTCCCACCCAACCTTATCTGAGACTATTAATCACGCCTGTATTGACAATGACTCCTCTCTTTCAGTTGTTGGTCACCTCCTATCTGTGAATGACTCCACCCAGTCAACGGATGACCCTTCTCCATCTGGGAACACGTCTACCCTGGTTGAGGGAGACCAGACTCATGCTCCTCTGGCCCAGGATTGTAGAGAGGGAGACCAGAGTCATACTCCTCTGACCCAGGAGTGTAGAAAGGGAGACCCGACTCATGCTCCTCTGACCCATGAGTGTAGAGAGGGAGACCAGACTCATGCTCTCTCCCAAGAGTGTTTAGACAACCTAAGATTGTTGGTGTCACTCAACAAGGATACACTGCATGCCATGATAACTCTGTGA